In Astatotilapia calliptera chromosome 23, fAstCal1.2, whole genome shotgun sequence, a genomic segment contains:
- the LOC113015516 gene encoding NLR family CARD domain-containing protein 3-like, with amino-acid sequence MDSPNQAACSAEKELARMRTQFVERVTAENLTQLLEALVIDNVLNQLEKERIQEINQSRADKARDFIDIVKKKGEKACRIMISHLRTIDPTVSRQLGLSSGPSAHLAALDKCHLKFKSTLKNKFQRKKFQCVFEGIAKTGNPTLLNQIYTELFITKGGTAEVNQEHEVRQIETASRKPYRPETIRLEDIFKVPPGKEQPVRKVLTMGGAGFGKTLLTQKFTLDWAEDKTNQDIQFIFPFPFRELNVLKEKKFSLVELIHRFFIETKEAGFCRFEDFQVVFIFDGLDECRLPLDFHNTEILTDPRESTSVVLLLTNLIKGNLLPSAHLWITTRPAAANQIPSDCVDMVTEIRGFTDPQKEEYFKKRFANEKRSRTIISHIKTSQSLHIMCHIPVFCWITATVLEHMLRTTEVRKLPKTLTEMYIHFLVVQVKVKKVKYDGGAETDPHWSPESREMIESLGKLAFDQLQKGNLIFYESDLTECGIDIRAASVYSGVFTQIFREERGLYQDKVFCFVHLSVQEFLAALHVHLTFINSGVNLLEEQQPGADFYNTAVNKALQSPNGHLDLFLRFLLGLSLQTNQSRLKGLLTQTRSPQTNEERVQYIKKKLNENLSVEKSINLFHCLNELNDRSLVKEIQQALSPGSLSTDKLSPAHWSALVFILLSSEEDLDEFDLKKYAASEEALLRLMPVVKASNKALLSGCNLSERSCGALSSVSLESSNLIELDLNNNDLKDSGVMLISSGLKSLQCNLHILRLSGCLITEHGCTSLASALRSNSQLRELDLSYNHPGEAGEKQLKQLRMDIRVEPAGEQWLTPGLRKYSCQLTIDKNTVNKNLKLTDNNRKVTHVKKIQSYPDHPDRFDDCPQLLCTNPLTGRCYWEVEWRGDIEISVSYRGIRRKGHITDCGFGSNDQSWSLRCSDNGYSVWHSKQKTCSISSSSVSNRVAVYVDCLAGTVSFYRISDNLIHLHTLKITITEPLYPGFRLRSNTVSSVSPPVRQTFVRLLKI; translated from the exons ATGGATTCGCCAAACCAAGCAGCTTGCTCAGCAG AGAAGGAGCTTGCCAGAATGCGAACACAGTTTGTGGAGAGGGTGACAGCAGAAAATCTCACACAGCTACTTGAAGCCCTTGTAATAGACAATGTCTTGAATCAGTTGGAGAAAGAAAGGATACAGGAAATAAACCAAAGTAGAGCAGACAAGGCACGCGACTTCATTGACATCGTgaagaaaaagggagaaaaagccTGCAGGATAATGATCAGTCACCTTCGAACCATTGATCCTACAGTTTCCCGACAGCTAGGTTTGTCCTCTGGGCCATCTGCTCATTTAG CAGCACTTGACAAGTGTCATCTTAAATTTAAATCTACTCTGAAGAACAAGTTCCAGCGT aagaagttccagtgtgtgtttgagggaatTGCTAAAACCGGAAATCCAACccttctgaatcagatctacacagagctcttcATCACAAaaggagggactgcagaggtcaatcaagaacatgaggtcagacaaaTTGAAACAGCATCAAGAAAACCATACAGACCAGAAACAATAAGAttagaagacatctttaaagtcCCACCTGGAAAAGAACAACCAGTCAGAAAAGTACTAACTATGGGAGGGGCTGGCTTTGGGAAAACTTTGTTGACacagaagttcactctggattgggctgaagacaaaaccaaccaggacatccagttcatatttccattccctttcagagagctgaatgtgctgaaggagaaaaagttcagcttggtggaactTATTCATCGCTTCTTTattgaaaccaaagaagcaggatTCTGCAGGTtcgaagacttccaggttgtgttcatctttgatggtctggatgagtgtcgacttcctctaGACTTCCACAATACAGAAATCCTCACTGACCCCAGGGAGTCCACTTCTGTGGTTCTGCTACTAACAAACCTCATCAAGGGCaacctgcttccctctgctcacctctggataaccacacgacctgcagcagccaatcagatcccttcGGACTGTGTTGACATGGTGACCGAaatcagagggttcactgacccacagaaggaggaatACTTCAAGAAGAGATTCGCTAATGAGAAGCGGTCCAGGACCATCATCTctcacatcaagacatcacaaaGCCTCCACATtatgtgccacatcccagtcttctgctggatcactgctacagttctggagcacaTGTTGAGAACCACAGAGGTGAGAAAGCtacccaagaccctgactgagatgtacatccacttcttGGTGGTTCAGGTCAAAGTGAAAaaggtcaagtatgatggaggagctgagacagatccacactggagtccagagagcagggagatgattgagtctctgggaaaactggcttttgaccagctgcagaaaggaaacctgatcttctatgaatcagacctgacagagtgtggcatcgatatcagagcagcctcagtgtactcaggagtgttcacacagatctttagagaggagagaggactgtaccaggacaaggtgttctgctttgtccatctaagtgttcaggagtttttggctgctcttcatgtccatctgaccttcatcaactctggagtCAATCTGCTGGAAGAACAACAACCTGGGGCAGACTTCTACAATACTGCTGTGaacaaggccttacagagtccaaatggacacctggacttgtttcttcgcttcctcctgggtctatcactgcagaccaatcagagTCGCCTGAAAGGCCTGCTGACACAGACAAGAAGTCCACAGACCAATGAGGAAAGAGTTCAgtacatcaagaagaagctcaATGAGAATCTGTCTGTAGAGAAAAGCATAAAcctgttccactgtctgaatgaactgaatgatcgttctctagtgAAGGAGATCCAACAGGCCCTGAGTCCAGGAAGTCTCTCTACAgataaactgtctcctgctcactggtcagctctggtcttcatcttactttcatcagaagaagatctggatgagtttgacctgaagaaatatgctgcttcagaggaggctcttctgagaCTGATGCCAGTGGTCAAAGCTTCCAATAAAGCTCT ACTGAGTGGCTGTAAcctctcagagagaagctgtggcGCTCTATCCTCAGTTAGCCTGGAGTCCTCTAATTTAATTGAGCTGGACCTGAATAACAACGATCTGAAGGATTCAGGAGTGATGCTAATATCTTCTGGATTGAAGAGTCTGCAGTGTAATCTCCACATTCTCAG gcTGTCAGGCTGTCTAATCACAGAGCATGGTTGCACTTCTCTGGCCTCAGCTTTGCGCTCCAACTCCCAACTGAGAGAGCTGGACTTGAGCTATAACCATCCAGGAGAGGCAGGAGAGAAGCAGCTGAAGCAGCTGAGAATGGATATCAG ggtggagcctgctggagaaCAATGGTTGACACCAGggctgaggaagt attcctgtcaactcacaatcgacaaaaacacagtaaataaaAACCTCAAACTgactgacaacaacaggaaggtgacacaTGTGAAGAAGattcagtcatatcctgatcatccagacagatttgatgacTGTCCTCAGCTGCTCTGCACAAATCctctgactggtcgctgttactgggaggtcgagtggagaggaGACATTGaaatatcagtgagttacagaggAATCAGAAGGAAAGGACACATAACAGACTGTGGGTTTGGATCAAATGATCAATCTTGGAGTCTGAGGTGCTCTGACAATGGTTACTCTGTGTGGCACAGTAAGCAAAAAACATGcagcatctcctcctcctctgtttctaacagagtagcagtgtatgtggactgtcttGCTGGCACTGTGTCCTTCTACAGAATCTCAGACAATctcatccacctccacacccTCAAAATTACAATTACTGAACCTCTTTATCCTGGATTTAGGCTACGGTCCAATACTGTATCCTCTGTTTCTCCCCCTGTTAGGCAAACTTTTGTTAGACTGTTAAAGATATAA